A part of Plasmodium sp. gorilla clade G2 genome assembly, chromosome: 8 genomic DNA contains:
- a CDS encoding U3 small nucleolar ribonucleoprotein protein, putative gives MLRRNIRLRKEYLYLKKVEDEKKKYAEKIKSIKESYDKNKKIRGDLKDEESELRKNMNLYDEKSFDRKVDDEYFFCGLENPRVLITTSRNPSSTLENFAKELKLIIPNSEKINRGSYFIKDILNFARKNNITDVIILHEYKGIPRNLIICHLPFGPTLFCTIKDCKMRCEFNDIIDNISLCTPHLIFHNFHSDLGKRIMNIFKYLFPPVTMRMNKRKMPRHNSQIIKDNNLNDNIHTTNINNNNNNHLNQMNKIKFITQTTQDDEDDNEQLQIYFKNNEYLNLQKYENNRVIVFFNKNDIIYFRHYNWEKNQTNQIVLKEIGPRFSFVVYKINKETLDSLNEDYEYIYRPFMNSRKALLT, from the coding sequence atgcTAAGGAGGAATATTCGATTGAGGAAAGAATATTTATACTTAAAAAAAGTAGAGGATGAGAAGAAAAAGTACGCTGAAAAAATTAAGAGTATAAAAGAAagttatgataaaaataaaaagataagaGGAGATTTAAAAGATGAAGAAAGtgaattaagaaaaaatatgaatttatatgATGAGAAATCATTTGATAGAAAAGTTGatgatgaatattttttttgtggtCTTGAAAATCCACGAGTATTAATAACAACATCAAGAAATCCATCATCAACCTTAGAAAATTTTgcaaaagaattaaaattaattataccAAATagtgaaaaaataaataggggtagttattttattaaagatattttaaattttgcaagaaaaaataatattacagatgttattattttacatGAATATAAAGGAATACCTAGAAATCTAATTATTTGTCATTTACCATTTGGACCTACATTATTTTGCACAATAAAAGATTGTAAAATGAGATGTGAatttaatgatattattgataatatatctttGTGTACTCcacatttaatatttcataatttcCATTCAGATCTAGGTAAGagaattatgaatatatttaaatatttatttccaCCTGTTACCATGCGTatgaataaaagaaaaatgccTAGACATAATTCTCaaattataaaagataataatttaaatgataatatacatactactaatattaataacaataataataaccatTTGAAtcaaatgaacaaaataaaattcataACACAAACAACAcaagatgatgaagatgataatgaacagttacaaatatattttaaaaataatgaatatttaaatttacaaaaatatgaaaataatcgTGTTATTGttttctttaataaaaatgatattatatattttagacATTATAATTGGGAAAAAAATCAAACAAATCAAATTGTCCTCAAAGAAATTGGACCTCGTTTTAGTTTTgttgtatataaaattaataaagaaaCTTTAGATTCATTAAATGAagattatgaatatatatatagaccCTTTATGAATTCGAGAAAAGCTCTTCTTACATAA
- a CDS encoding heat shock protein 70 gives MASAKGSKPNLPESNIAIGIDLGTTYSCVGVWRNENVDIIANDQGNRTTPSYVAFTDTERLIGDAAKNQVARNPENTVFDAKRLIGRKFTESSVQSDMKHWPFTVKSGVDEKPMIEVTYQGEKKLFHPEEISSMVLQKMKENAEAFLGKSIKNAVITVPAYFNDSQRQATKDAGTIAGLNVMRIINEPTAAAIAYGLHKKGKGEKNILIFDLGGGTFDVSLLTIEDGIFEVKATAGDTHLGGEDFDNRLVNFCVEDFKRKNRGKDLSKNSRALRRLRTQCERAKRTLSSSTQATIEIDSLFEGIDYSVTVSRARFEELCIDYFRDTLIPVEKVLKDAMMDKKSVHEVVLVGGSTRIPKIQTLIKEFFNGKEACRSINPDEAVAYGAAVQAAILSGDQSNAVQDLLLLDVCSLSLGLETAGGVMTKLIERNTTIPAKKSQIFTTYADNQPGVLIQVYEGERALTKDNNLLGKFHLDGIPPAPRKVPQIEVTFDIDANGILNVTAVEKSTGKQNHITITNDKGRLSQDEIDRMVNDAEKYKAEDEENRKRIEARNSLENYCYGVKSSLEDQKIKEKLQPNEIETCMKTITTILEWLEKNQLAGKDEYEAKQKEAESVCAPIMSKIYQDAAGAAGGMPGGMPGGMPGGMPGGMPGGMNFPGGMPGAGMPGNAPAGSGPTVEEVD, from the coding sequence atggcAAGTGCAAAAGGTTCAAAACCAAATTTACCAGAATCCAATATTGCTATTGGTATTGATTTAGGTACCACTTATTCTTGTGTTGGTGTATGGAGAAATGAAAATGTAGATATTATTGCTAATGACCAAGGTAATAGAACAACCCCATCTTATGTTGCTTTCACAGATACTGAAAGATTAATTGGAGATGCAGCTAAAAACCAAGTAGCTAGGAATCCAGAGAATACTGTATTTGATGCTAAGAGATTAATTGGTAGAAAATTTACAGAATCATCTGTTCAAAGTGATATGAAACATTGGCCATTCACTGTTAAATCTGGTGTTGATGAAAAACCAATGATTGAAGTAACTTATCAAGgagaaaagaaattattccATCCAGAAGAAATTTCTTCTATGGtattacaaaaaatgaaagaaaatgCTGAAGCATTTTTAGGAAAATCAATAAAAAATGCTGTCATTACAGTTCCAGCTTATTTTAATGACTCTCAAAGACAAGCTACTAAAGATGCTGGTACCATTGCAGGATTAAATGTTATGAGAATTATTAATGAACCTACTGCAGCTGCTATTGCTTATGGTTTACacaaaaaaggaaaaggaGAAAAgaacattttaattttcGACTTAGGAGGAGGTACATTTGATGTTTCTTTATTAACTATTGAAGATGGTATTTTTGAAGTAAAAGCTACTGCTGGTGATACTCACTTAGGTGGTGAAGATTTTGATAACAGATTAGTAAATTTCTGTGTTGAAGAtttcaaaagaaaaaacagaGGTAAAgatttatcaaaaaatagCAGAGCCTTAAGAAGATTAAGAACTCAATGTGAAAGAGCAAAACGTACCTTATCATCATCTACACAAGCAACTATTGAAATCGATTCCTTATTTGAAGGTATTGATTACAGTGTTACTGTTAGTAGAGCCAGATTTGAAGAATTATGTATCGACTATTTCCGTGATACATTAATCCCAGTTGAAAAAGTTTTAAAAGATGCTATGATGGATAAAAAAAGTGTACATGAAGTTGTTTTAGTTGGAGGTTCCACAAGAATTCCAAAAATACAAACTTTAATTAAAGAATTCTTTAATGGTAAAGAAGCTTGCAGATCAATTAATCCTGATGAAGCTGTTGCATATGGTGCAGCTGTTCAAGCAGCTATATTATCTGGTGACCAATCTAATGCTGTCCaagatttattattattagatgtCTGTTCATTATCATTAGGTTTAGAAACTGCTGGTGGTGTTATGACTAAATTAATTGAAAGAAATACAACTATACCTGCTAAAAAAAGTCAAATCTTTACAACCTACGCTGATAACCAACCAGGTGTCTTAATTCAAGTATATGAAGGTGAAAGAGCCTTAACTAAGGATAACAATTTATTAGGTAAATTTCACTTGGATGGTATCCCACCAGCACCAAGAAAAGTACCACAAATTGAAGTTACCTTTGATATCGATGCTAACGGTATCTTAAACGTAACAGCTGTAGAAAAATCTACTGGTAAACAAAACCACATCACCATTACTAACGATAAGGGTAGATTGTCTCAAGATGAAATTGATCGTATGGTTAATGATGCTGAGAAATATAAAGcagaagatgaagaaaacAGAAAAAGAATTGAAGCAAGAAATAGCCTTGAAAATTACTGCTATGGAGTTAAAAGTTCATTAGAAGaccaaaaaattaaagaaaaattacaACCAAATGAAATTGAAACATGTATGAAAACTATCACAACCATACTTGAATGGTTAGAGAAAAACCAACTTGCTGGTAAAGATGAATATGAAGCCAAACAAAAAGAAGCAGAATCTGTATGTGCTCCAATCATGTCTAAAATCTATCAAGATGCTGCAGGTGCAGCCGGTGGTATGCCAGGAGGTATGCCCGGAGGTATGCCAGGTGGAATGCCAGGAGGAATGCCAGGTGGTATGAATTTCCCAGGAGGTATGCCAGGAGCAGGAATGCCAGGAAATGCCCCAGCTGGTAGTGGACCAACAGTTGAAGAAGTTGATTAa